One genomic segment of Macaca fascicularis isolate 582-1 chromosome 19, T2T-MFA8v1.1 includes these proteins:
- the ZNF586 gene encoding zinc finger protein 586 isoform X6: MAAAAALRDPAQSGQQTVGLREEEDQTGSYCPSRDCWCGSKDKEAPSTQSISVQRESQNRTPRAVVSPKKAHPCEMCGLISGDDLHFVEHQETHQKQKLNRSGVCGKNLDDTANLNQHQKQHIGEKFCRKSVREASFVKKRKLRVSQEPFVFHEFGENVLPSSGLCQQEAAYPVENTDSETKHGPPFQEGKSNSGCGKRTKAFSTKHSVIPHQKLFTRDGCYVCSDCGKSFSRYVSFSNHQRDHTEKGPYECGVCGKSCSQKSSLIQHQRVHTGKTAFPCGECEKSFSQKSRLINHHQHVHTGEGPYECGECGKSFGQKGKFIQHQRGHTGETAYHCGECGKSFHQKFCFINHQRVHTGERPYKCGECGKSFGQKGNLVQHQRGHTGERPYECRECGKLFRYRSHLTEHQRLHTGERPYNCRECGKLFNRKYHLLVHERVHTGERPYECEVCGKLFGNKHSVTIHQRTHTGERPYECSECGKSFISSSALHVHKRVHSGQKPYKCSECGKSFAECSSLIKHRRIHTGERPYECTKCGKRFQRSSTLLHHQSSHRRKAL, translated from the coding sequence ATTGTTGGTGTGGATCAAAAGATAAGGAGGCACCGTCTACGCAGAGCATTTCTGTACAAAGAGAGTCTCAGAACAGGACTCCTAGGGCAGTTGTTTCTCCTAAGAAGGCTCACCCCTGTGAAATGTGTGGCCTCATCTCGGGGGATGATTTGCACTTTGTTGAACACCAGGAAACTCATCAGAAGCAGAAGCTGAACAGGAGTGGGGTATGTGGAAAAAACTTGGATGACACTGCAAACCTGAATCAGCACCAGAAGCAGCATATTGGAGAGAAATTCTGCAGAAAGAGTGTCAGAGAAGCATCGTTTGTAAAGAAACGTAAGCTCAGGGTGTCACAGGAGCCGTTTGTCTTCCATGAGTTTGGGGAGAACGTTCTGCCCAGTTCAGGATTATGCCAACAAGAAGCCGCTTATCCTGTAGAGAACACAGACAGTGAAACTAAGCATGGCCCACCCTTTCAGGAGGGAAAAAGTAATTCCGGGTGTGGAAAACGCACAAAAGCCTTCAGCACCAAACACTCAGTTATTCCACACCAGAAACTTTTCACTAGAGATGGATGTTATGTATGCAGTGATTGTGGAAAATCCTTTAGCAGATATGTCAGCTTCAGTAATCATCAGCGAGATCACACTGAAAAAGGACCTTATGAGTGTGGAGTGTGTGGGAAATCTTGCAGTCAAAAGAGCAGCCTCATTCAGCATCAGCGAGTTCACACTGGAAAGACAGCTTTTCCCTGTGGGGAGTGTGAGAAATCTTTTAGTCAGAAGAGCAGGCTTATTAACCATCATCAGCATGTTCACACTGGAGAAGGGCCTTATGAGTGTGGAGAATGTGGGAAGTCTTTTGGTCAAAAGGGTAAATTCATTCAACATCAGCGAGGTCACACTGGAGAGACAGCTTATCACTGTGGGGAATGTGGGAAATCTTTTCATCAGAAGTTCTGCTTTATTAACCATCAGCGtgttcacactggagaaagacctTACAAATGTGGAGAATGTGGGAAATCTTTTGGTCAAAAGGGCAACCTCGTTCAACATCAGCGAGGTCATACTGGAGAAAGACCTTATGAGTGCAGGGAGTGTGGAAAATTATTTAGGTACAGATCCCACCTCACTGAACACCAGAGACTTCACACTGGGGAAAGACCTTACAATTGTAGGGAATGTGGGAAATTATTTAACAGGAAGTATCATCTTCTTGTTCATGagagagttcacactggagaaaggccGTATGAGTGTGAGGTATGTGGGAAATTATTTGGCAATAAGCACAGTGTGACTATACATCagaggactcacactggagaaaggccatatgaatgcagtgaatgtgggaaatcATTTATTTCCAGCTCTGCGCTTCATGTTCATAAAAGAGTTCATTCTGGACAAAAGCCTTATAagtgcagtgaatgtggaaaatCCTTTGCTGAATGTTCCAGTCTCATTAAACACaggagaattcacactggagaaaggcctTATGAATGCACCAAATGTGGAAAAAGATTTCAGCGAAGCTCTACCCTCCTTCATCATCAGAGTTCACACAGGAGAAAGGCCTTGTGA
- the ZNF586 gene encoding zinc finger protein 586 isoform X8, with product MCGLISGDDLHFVEHQETHQKQKLNRSGVCGKNLDDTANLNQHQKQHIGEKFCRKSVREASFVKKRKLRVSQEPFVFHEFGENVLPSSGLCQQEAAYPVENTDSETKHGPPFQEGKSNSGCGKRTKAFSTKHSVIPHQKLFTRDGCYVCSDCGKSFSRYVSFSNHQRDHTEKGPYECGVCGKSCSQKSSLIQHQRVHTGKTAFPCGECEKSFSQKSRLINHHQHVHTGEGPYECGECGKSFGQKGKFIQHQRGHTGETAYHCGECGKSFHQKFCFINHQRVHTGERPYKCGECGKSFGQKGNLVQHQRGHTGERPYECRECGKLFRYRSHLTEHQRLHTGERPYNCRECGKLFNRKYHLLVHERVHTGERPYECEVCGKLFGNKHSVTIHQRTHTGERPYECSECGKSFISSSALHVHKRVHSGQKPYKCSECGKSFAECSSLIKHRRIHTGERPYECTKCGKRFQRSSTLLHHQSSHRRKAL from the coding sequence ATGTGTGGCCTCATCTCGGGGGATGATTTGCACTTTGTTGAACACCAGGAAACTCATCAGAAGCAGAAGCTGAACAGGAGTGGGGTATGTGGAAAAAACTTGGATGACACTGCAAACCTGAATCAGCACCAGAAGCAGCATATTGGAGAGAAATTCTGCAGAAAGAGTGTCAGAGAAGCATCGTTTGTAAAGAAACGTAAGCTCAGGGTGTCACAGGAGCCGTTTGTCTTCCATGAGTTTGGGGAGAACGTTCTGCCCAGTTCAGGATTATGCCAACAAGAAGCCGCTTATCCTGTAGAGAACACAGACAGTGAAACTAAGCATGGCCCACCCTTTCAGGAGGGAAAAAGTAATTCCGGGTGTGGAAAACGCACAAAAGCCTTCAGCACCAAACACTCAGTTATTCCACACCAGAAACTTTTCACTAGAGATGGATGTTATGTATGCAGTGATTGTGGAAAATCCTTTAGCAGATATGTCAGCTTCAGTAATCATCAGCGAGATCACACTGAAAAAGGACCTTATGAGTGTGGAGTGTGTGGGAAATCTTGCAGTCAAAAGAGCAGCCTCATTCAGCATCAGCGAGTTCACACTGGAAAGACAGCTTTTCCCTGTGGGGAGTGTGAGAAATCTTTTAGTCAGAAGAGCAGGCTTATTAACCATCATCAGCATGTTCACACTGGAGAAGGGCCTTATGAGTGTGGAGAATGTGGGAAGTCTTTTGGTCAAAAGGGTAAATTCATTCAACATCAGCGAGGTCACACTGGAGAGACAGCTTATCACTGTGGGGAATGTGGGAAATCTTTTCATCAGAAGTTCTGCTTTATTAACCATCAGCGtgttcacactggagaaagacctTACAAATGTGGAGAATGTGGGAAATCTTTTGGTCAAAAGGGCAACCTCGTTCAACATCAGCGAGGTCATACTGGAGAAAGACCTTATGAGTGCAGGGAGTGTGGAAAATTATTTAGGTACAGATCCCACCTCACTGAACACCAGAGACTTCACACTGGGGAAAGACCTTACAATTGTAGGGAATGTGGGAAATTATTTAACAGGAAGTATCATCTTCTTGTTCATGagagagttcacactggagaaaggccGTATGAGTGTGAGGTATGTGGGAAATTATTTGGCAATAAGCACAGTGTGACTATACATCagaggactcacactggagaaaggccatatgaatgcagtgaatgtgggaaatcATTTATTTCCAGCTCTGCGCTTCATGTTCATAAAAGAGTTCATTCTGGACAAAAGCCTTATAagtgcagtgaatgtggaaaatCCTTTGCTGAATGTTCCAGTCTCATTAAACACaggagaattcacactggagaaaggcctTATGAATGCACCAAATGTGGAAAAAGATTTCAGCGAAGCTCTACCCTCCTTCATCATCAGAGTTCACACAGGAGAAAGGCCTTGTGA